The Deltaproteobacteria bacterium genome includes the window ACAGCGGTCGCGTTGGTGTACTGATAGGCCATCATCTTGATGCTGAAGATAAGCCCCAGACCGCCTCCACCCACGATCCCTATGATCGTCGCCCTCCGGATATTGATATCCCATTGAAAGATCGCACTCCCGATGAAGAGGGGCAGGATCTGGGGGATGATCCCGTAGAGGACCACCTGCGCACCGCTCGCCCCAGTGGATCGGATCGCTTCGATGGGGCGGTAATCGATATTCTCTATCTGCTCTGCAGTCAGCTTGGACATGAATCCGATAGAGCGCACTCCAAGTGCCAAGATCCCCGCAAAGGGCCCGAGCCCCAGGGCTGCAACAAAGATCAAGGCCCAGACGACCTCGTGAACTGACCTGGAGACCGTCATGATGAACCTTCCAATAGGGTAGGTGACAGGCGCAAAAGGGGTGATATTCCTGGCGGCGA containing:
- the phnE gene encoding phosphonate ABC transporter, permease protein PhnE codes for the protein MAPSGEERGLGIYRYLLLLALTGVMAWSTYGVFVVGTDWRKVGDLQQVWRAITRFFPPNWPYVLELGRATFDTFLIAVIGTFLALILALPVAWLAARNITPFAPVTYPIGRFIMTVSRSVHEVVWALIFVAALGLGPFAGILALGVRSIGFMSKLTAEQIENIDYRPIEAIRSTGASGAQVVLYGIIPQILPLFIGSAIFQWDINIRRATIIGIVGGGGLGLIFSIKMMAYQYTNATAVLVAILGLVLLGEFVSTKLRTMLT